In one window of Drosophila mauritiana strain mau12 chromosome X, ASM438214v1, whole genome shotgun sequence DNA:
- the LOC117146537 gene encoding 60S ribosomal protein L17, which translates to MGRYSRESDNVAKSCKARGPNLRVHFKNTHETAQAIKRMPLRRAQRYLKAVIDQKECVPFRRFNGGVGRCAQAKQWKTTQGRWPKKSAEFLLQLLRNAEANADCKGLDADRLVVHHIQVNRAQCLRRRTYRAHGRINPYMSSPCHVEVILTEKEELVSKATDDEPAKKKLSKKKLQRQKEKMLRSE; encoded by the exons ATGGGCCGTTACTCACGCGAGTCAGACAACGTGGCCAAGTCGTGCAAGGCGCGCGGGCCCAATCTACGTGTGCACTTCAAG AACACACATGAGACCGCCCAGGCCATCAAGCGCATGCCCCTGCGCCGTGCCCAGCGTTACCTGAAGGCCGTCATCGACCAGAAGGAGTGCGTGCCCTTCCGTCGCTTCAACGGTGGAGTCGGTCGTTGTGCCCAGGCCAAGCAGTGGAAGACCACGCAGGGTCGCTGGCCCAAGAAGTCCGCCGAGttcctgctgcagctgctgcgcAACGCCGAGGCCAACGCTGATTGCAAGGGTCTGGATGCCGACCGCCTGGTCGTCCACCACATTCAGGTGAACCGCGCTCAGTGCCTGCGTCGCCGCACGTACCGTGCCCATGGTCGCATCAATCCCTACATGTCGTCGCCATGCCACGTCGAGGTCATCCTCACCGAGAAGGAGGAGCTTGTCTCCAAGGCCACCGATGACGAGCCCGCCAAGAAGAAGCTCTCCAAGAAGAAGCTGCAGCGCCAAAAGGAGAAGATGTTGCGTTCTGAATAA